One Malus domestica chromosome 11, GDT2T_hap1 genomic region harbors:
- the LOC103447968 gene encoding serine/threonine-protein kinase AtPK2/AtPK19-like — translation MVTSSQKKTLHSLLAAKLSSLIILPSFALSSSSPPQDFDFNEIFGPTATTPNDSSTPAAALFPPPSLVIHIRSHSFVGPSLCFTPIPSSLPFTFDFLNSHSDDDESETPIGTENGNGGESERTELGARKFGTADFKMLRVMGQGAFEKVFQVRKKSNGDSNGGGDDDDGLFAMKVMRKDTIIKKNHVDYTKAERDSLTKLSPFRKKKKKKQVSR, via the coding sequence ATGGTGACCTCATCTCAGAAGAAAACACTTCATTCACTGTTGGCCGCGAAGCTCAGCAGCCTCATAATCCTGCCGTCCTTCGCCCTCTCCTCCTCATCCCCACCTCAAGACTTCGACTTTAACGAAATCTTCGGCCCCACAGCCACCACCCCCAACGACTCATCCACCCCCGCTGCCGCCTTATTCCCGCCTCCTTCTCTAGTCATCCACATCCGCTCTCACTCATTCGTGGGCCCCTCATTGTGCTTCACTCCCATTCCCTCCTCCCTTCCCTTCACCTTCGATTTCCTCAATTCCCATAGCGATGACGACGAATCAGAAACCCCAATCGGAACCGAGAATGGGAATGGTGGGGAATCAGAGAGGACCGAGCTCGGAGCTCGGAAGTTTGGGACTGCAGATTTTAAGATGCTGAGAGTTATGGGTCAGGGCGCGTTTGAGAAGGTCTTTCAAGTGAGAAAGAAGAGCAATGGCGACAGTAACGGTGGCGGTGATGACGATGATGGGCTTTTTGCCATGAAGGTTATGAGGAAGGACACAATCATAAAGAAGAACCATGTTGATTACACGAAAGCTGAAAGAGATAGTCTTACTAAGTTGTCGCCgtttagaaaaaagaaaaagaaaaaacaagtcAGCAGGTGA